A window from Triticum aestivum cultivar Chinese Spring chromosome 6D, IWGSC CS RefSeq v2.1, whole genome shotgun sequence encodes these proteins:
- the LOC123141719 gene encoding aspartyl protease family protein At5g10770-like has translation MEFVDVSQLLLLLSCILCLIASAAVKPQAVCPSAKVLIPSSSSGGGATVALNHRHGPCSPLPTKEAPTLEDLLRRDKVRAAYVQRRLGGIQQSEVSVPTELGYTVGTLEYLITVGLGSPAVQQTVIVDTASDVSWVHWRTSGGYDPSKSTTYAAISCSSAECSQLGEAGNGCMSSDCQYVVHYSDGSSTAGTYGSDTLALAGSGSGSATVVSNFQFGCSRDETGFDDLTDGLMGLSGFLTLGAPSNTSGFATTRMVGSEAEATFYFVVLQGIIVAGNQLSLPPTVFSAGTFMDSGTVVTRLPPTAYQALSSAFKANMTQYPAAPPRSLMDTCFDLAGQEKVMIPSVALVFDGGAVVYLDANGIMLENCLAFAPIDDDGMHDIIGNVQQRTFEVLYGVGQGVVGFRPNAC, from the exons ATGGAGTTCGTCGACGTCTCGCAGCTGTTGCTCCTCCTGTCGTGCATTCTCTGCCTCATCGCTAGTGCAGCGGTCAAGCCTCAAGCCGTCTGTCCGAGCGCAAAGGTAC TGATTCCATCGTCGTCCAGTGGAGGTGGAGCCACGGTTGCCTTGAACCACAGGCACGGCCCGTGCTCGCCGCTTCCCACAAAGGAGGCGCCTACGTTGGAGGATCTGCTCCGCCGCGACAAGGTTCGAGCCGCCTACGTCCAGCGCCGCCTCGGCGGTATCCAGCAATCGGAGGTCAGCGTGCCGACTGAACTGGGATACACCGTGGGCACCCTGGAGTATCTGATCACCGTCGGCCTCGGCTCCCCGGCGGTTCAGCAGACCGTGATTGTGGACACAGCCAGCGACGTGTCATGGGTGCACTGGCGCACCTCGGGCGGCTACGACCCCAGCAAGTCGACCACCTACGCGGCGATCTCCTGCAGCTCCGCGGAATGCTCGCAGCTCGGCGAGGCGGGAAACGGCTGCATGAGCTCCGACTGCCAGTACGTGGTGCATTACAGCGACGGGTCGAGCACCGCCGGGACATACGGCTCCGACACGCTGGCGCTAgcgggctcgggctcgggctcggcGACAGTCGTCAGCAACTTCCAGTTTGGGTGCAGCCGTGACGAGACGGGGTTCGATGACCTAACCGACGGGCTCATGGG CCTCTCCGGCTTCCTGACTCTCGGCGCGCCCAGCAACACGTCGGGATTCGCGACGACGCGGATGGTAGGATCCGAAGCGGAGGCGACGTTCTACTTCGTCGTCCTCCAGGGCATAATCGTGGCCGGAAATCAACTCAGTCTACCACCCACCGTCTTCTCCGCCGGGACGTTCATGGACTCCGGCACCGTCGTCACGCGGCTACCACCAACGGCGTACCAGGCCCTCTCGTCGGCGTTCAAGGCCAACATGACGCAGTACCCTGCTGCGCCGCCGAGGAGCCTCATGGACACGTGCTTTGACTTGGCTGGCCAGGAGAAAGTCATGATACCGTCCGTCGCGCTGGTATTCGACGGGGGCGCTGTTGTCTACCTCGATGCCAACGGTATCATGCTGGAGAACTGCCTCGCGTTCGCGCCTATAGACGATGACGGCATGCACGACATTATCGGCAATGTGCAGCAGCGTACCTTTGAGGTGCTCTACGGTGTCGGCCAGGGTGTCGTCGGGTTCAGGCCCAACGCGTGCTGA